One Castanea sativa cultivar Marrone di Chiusa Pesio chromosome 4, ASM4071231v1 DNA window includes the following coding sequences:
- the LOC142631980 gene encoding GDSL esterase/lipase At5g62930, translating into MRPRIVLFGDSLTEQSFRSGGWGAALADTYTRKADVVNRGYGGYNTRWALFLLHHLFPLDSTKPAAAATVFFGANDAAILGRTSERQYVPLEEYKENLRKIVFHLKECCPTMLVVLITPPPVDEAGRKEYAQSVYGEKAVKLPERTNEVTRLYAEQCIELAKELGLRSVDLWSKMQETEGWQRKLLSDGLHLTSEGNAVVHQEVVRVFNEAWLSAAEMPYDFPHHSEIDGKNPEKAFQHQCL; encoded by the exons atgaggcCTCGGATCGTGCTATTCGGAGATTCGTTAACAGAACAGTCGTTTAGATCAGGTGGATGGGGTGCTGCTCTTGCTGACACATACACTCGCAAA GCTGATGTAGTAAATCGTGGTTATGGTGGATACAATACCAGATGGGCTTTGTTCTTGCTGCATCATCTTTTCCCTCTa GACTCTACAAAACCTGCTGCTGCTGCAACAGTTTTCTTTGGGGCTAATGATGCAGCTATTCTGGGGAGAACCAGTGAACGACAATATGTTCCTCTTGAAGAGTACAAGGAGAATCtcagaaaaattgtttttcatttgaag GAATGCTGCCCTACCATGCTAGTTGTGCTTATTACTCCACCACCAGTTGATGAGGCTGGCCGAAAAGAATATGCACA ATCTGTATATGGAGAGAAAGCAGTGAAACTACCAGAAAGGACAAATGAAGTGACAAGACTTTATGCAGAGCAGTGCATTGAACTGGCTAAGGAATTGGGTCTTCGCTCTGTTGATCTTTGGTCAAAAATGCAGGAAACAGAGGGGTGGCAGAGGAAACTCTTAAG TGATGGGTTGCATCTGACATCAGAGGGCAATGCAGTGGTACACCAAGAAGTTGTAAGAGTGTTTAACGAAGCATGGCTTTCGGCAGCAGAAATGCCATATGATTTCCCTCACCACTCAGAAATTGATGGGAAGAACCCCGAGAAAGCTTTCCAGCATCAATGCTTatga